In a single window of the Rhopalosiphum padi isolate XX-2018 chromosome 1, ASM2088224v1, whole genome shotgun sequence genome:
- the LOC132918626 gene encoding protein phosphatase 1 regulatory subunit 12A isoform X1, whose protein sequence is MSALFKRAEQLKRWEESDTNRESPSRKNIKTVSFPIDCAFLASVSSGDKNEVNSLLYLAADINAANADGLTALHQACIDDNLDMVEFLVEHGADVNRGDKEGWTPLHATTSCGFVSIAKYLLEHGADVSAINCDQELAIDIAESDDMRKLLEQHLRDMGIDCDEARNKEERLMLKDAREWINTGKFKDSPHATTGAMAIHVSAAKGYIKVLELLIQAGAEVDCQDYDGWTPLHAAAYWGQKEACEILVEHFCNMKKKNFVGQTAFDVSDEEMKDLLDELKKKQASQNKDASDKNYLISNKLSNSQNQKRRSSISRLSGNDKSTLKKDKETVLDRNRVIKEEEDDIKIKDDPTINQKVEIQLTPIEQQPSENSIGTTTKEFKQPTIPSSDNNNELKPPEVVLRRTQSFESDEKFYRRYCELRAKIKGNLWGVIHPSPSTACASPPMRTASLKEKPLSRRNKSNFRDDQTNLATAQISLNSTETAHPTSNIRSGVKAFISGLQMQQKQSETTHKIVPGNIFKNFFKSFVPPVRDDESETQRKAHAKRVRETRRSTQGVTLEELKSAEQIVKQKNQDTGKSKLNNFHQVETNNNSTNNIGTPQAKKEEHVTVTATITPLPRNIPSDMPDSCLERRPSWRLRVENGSKFLLEDARSNEAVPKPPIKSHIPSAPDASADTTVTLPLRRPSPKEIDDKDQDKENEFRNHQATQAVIQRRKRPKRRSTGVVHVDLDEIDPDRQDTSSCGGTDDSIGESGGDTKSSPSSRLGSISSSQDSKPSSAANSPGSCSENGEIDYKALYEEVVVDNERLRRQLQKTEEDLLEAKITIEKQSTNAGKSTTLSETEKRERRAMERKLSEMEEELKQLQKLKAENERLRTENRALTRVVSKLTHT, encoded by the exons ATGTCGGCGTTGTTCAAGAGAGCCGAACAGTTGAAACGATGGGAGGAATCGGACACCAACCGAGAGTCGCCCTCCCGCAAGAACATCAAGACAGTGTCGTTCCCCATCGACTGTGCTTTCCTAGCGTCTGTCTCGTCAGGCGATAAGAACGAGGTGAACAGCTTGCTGTACTTGGCCGCCGACATCAATGCTGCTAATGCAGATGGTCTTACAGCTTTGCATCAG gctTGTATTGATGATAACCTAGATATGGTTGAATTTTTGGTTGAACATGGAGCTGATGTGAATAGAGGTGATAAAGAAGGATGGACACCATTGCATGCAACAACATCTTGTGGATTTGTTAGCATTGCAAA atatttactgGAACACGGAGCAGACGTATCAGCAATTAATTGTGACCAAGAACTAGCTATTGACATTGCAGAATCTGATGATATGAGAAAACTTTTAGAACAACATTTAAGAGATAtgg gcatTGACTGTGATGAAGCAAGGAACAAAGAAGAGAGACTGATGCTAAAAGATGCTCGAGAATGGATTAATACTGGTAAATTTAAAGATTCGCCTCATGCAACTACTGGTGCAATGGCAATACATGTTTCTGCTGCCAAAGGATATATCAAAGTCttaga GCTTCTTATTCAAGCTGGTGCAGAAGTCGATTGTCAAGATTATGATGGTTGGACACCATTACACGCAGCAGCATATTGGGGTCAAAAAGAAGCTTGTGAAATATTAGttgaacatttttgtaatatgaaaaagaaaaattttgtg ggTCAAACAGCATTTGATGTTTCTGATGAAGAAATGAAAGATTTACTAGATGAACTAAAAAAGAAACAAGCTTCTCAAAATAAAGATGCATCAGATAAAAATTACttgataagtaataaattatcaaattctcAGAATCAAAAAAGAAG ATCTTCAATCAGCAGGCTATCCGGTAATGACAAATCAACATTGAAAAAGGACAAAGAAACCGTATTAGATCGAAATCGAGTGATTAAAGAAGAAGAAGATGACATTAAGATTAAGGATGACCCCACAATAAATCAAAAAGTTGAAATTCAACTTACACCTATTGAACAACAGCCATCGGAAAATAGTATTG gaaCTACAACGAAAGAATTCAAACAGCCTACTATCCCGTCATCAGACAATAATAATGAGTTAAAACCTCCCGAAGTTGTTTTGCGTAGAACACAAAGTTTTGAATCTGATGAAaa GTTTTATCGACGTTATTGTGAGTTACGTGCTAAAATTAAAGGTAACTTGTGGGGAGTTATACATCCTTCTCCATCTACAGCATGTGCTTCACCTCCTATGAGAACTGCTTCATTAAAGGAAAAACCTCTCTCAAG GCGGAACAAAAGTAATTTTAGAGACGATCAAACAAATTTAGCAACTGCACAGATCAGTTTGAATTCAACTGAAACAGCTCATCCAACTTCCAATATTCGcag tggtGTCAAAGCATTTATCAGTGGTCTCCAAATGCAACAGAAACAATCAGAAACAACCCATAAAATAGTCCCTGGGAACATctttaaaaactttttcaa gtcaTTTGTTCCTCCGGTTAGAGATGATGAATCAGAAACTCAACGAAAAGCACATGCTAAACGTGTTCGAGAAACTAGACGTTCCACTCAAGGAGTAACTCTAGAAGAACTAAAATCTGCTGAACAAATTGTTAAGCAAAAAAATCAGGATACCGGCAAAAGCAAGTTAAACAACTTTCACCAAgtagaaacaaataataactcCACAAACAATATTGGAACACCACAA GCTAAAAAAGAAGAGCATGTAACTGTTACGGCTACGATTACTCCATTGCCCCGAAATATTCCGTCTGATATGCCAGATAGCTGTTTGGAACGAAGGCCGTCTTGGAGACTTAGGGTCGAAAACGGCAGCAAG tttttgCTTGAAGATGCCCGATCTAATGAAGCCGTTCCAAAACCTCCAATAAAGTCACACATTCCGTCAGCTCCTGATGCTAGTGCAGACACAACTGTTACGTTACCATTAAGGCGTCCTTCACCTAAAGAAATTGACGATAAAg aTCAAGATAAAGAAAATGAATTCCGCAATCATCAAGCCACTCAAGCAGTTATACAAAGAAGGAAGAGGCCAAAACGAAGATCTACCGGTGTAGTTCACGTTGATTTGGATGAAATTGATCCAGACAGACAAGACACCTCTTCTTGTGGCGGTACCGATGATAGTATCGGAGag AGTGGCGGGGATACTAAGTCGAGTCCATCGTCGCGGCTCGGTTCAATATCGTCATCACAAGACAGTAAACCCAGTAGCGCTGCAAATTCTCCTGGTTCGTGCTCTGAGAACGGCGAAATCGATTACAAAGCT TTGTATGAAGAAGTAGTCGTCGATAACGAACGATTGAGGCGACAGTTACAGAAGACTGAAGAAGACCTACTAGAAGCCAAGATTACTATAGAAAAACAGTCGACCAAT GCCGGAAAAAGCACGACATTATCGGAAACGGAAAAACGTGAAAGGCGGGCTATGGAGAGAAAACTGTCCGAGATGGAAGAGGAACTCAaa CAATTGCAAAAGTTGAAAGCAGAAAATGAACGGCTCCGAACTGAGAACAGAGCCCTTACCAGAGTCGTTTCTAAACTTACTCATACCTGA
- the LOC132918626 gene encoding protein phosphatase 1 regulatory subunit 12A isoform X3, protein MSALFKRAEQLKRWEESDTNRESPSRKNIKTVSFPIDCAFLASVSSGDKNEVNSLLYLAADINAANADGLTALHQACIDDNLDMVEFLVEHGADVNRGDKEGWTPLHATTSCGFVSIAKYLLEHGADVSAINCDQELAIDIAESDDMRKLLEQHLRDMGIDCDEARNKEERLMLKDAREWINTGKFKDSPHATTGAMAIHVSAAKGYIKVLELLIQAGAEVDCQDYDGWTPLHAAAYWGQKEACEILVEHFCNMKKKNFVGQTAFDVSDEEMKDLLDELKKKQASQNKDASDKNYLISNKLSNSQNQKRSRLSGNDKSTLKKDKETVLDRNRVIKEEEDDIKIKDDPTINQKVEIQLTPIEQQPSENSIGTTTKEFKQPTIPSSDNNNELKPPEVVLRRTQSFESDEKFYRRYCELRAKIKGNLWGVIHPSPSTACASPPMRTASLKEKPLSRRNKSNFRDDQTNLATAQISLNSTETAHPTSNIRSGVKAFISGLQMQQKQSETTHKIVPGNIFKNFFKSFVPPVRDDESETQRKAHAKRVRETRRSTQGVTLEELKSAEQIVKQKNQDTGKSKLNNFHQVETNNNSTNNIGTPQAKKEEHVTVTATITPLPRNIPSDMPDSCLERRPSWRLRVENGSKFLLEDARSNEAVPKPPIKSHIPSAPDASADTTVTLPLRRPSPKEIDDKDQDKENEFRNHQATQAVIQRRKRPKRRSTGVVHVDLDEIDPDRQDTSSCGGTDDSIGESGGDTKSSPSSRLGSISSSQDSKPSSAANSPGSCSENGEIDYKALYEEVVVDNERLRRQLQKTEEDLLEAKITIEKQSTNAGKSTTLSETEKRERRAMERKLSEMEEELKQLQKLKAENERLRTENRALTRVVSKLTHT, encoded by the exons ATGTCGGCGTTGTTCAAGAGAGCCGAACAGTTGAAACGATGGGAGGAATCGGACACCAACCGAGAGTCGCCCTCCCGCAAGAACATCAAGACAGTGTCGTTCCCCATCGACTGTGCTTTCCTAGCGTCTGTCTCGTCAGGCGATAAGAACGAGGTGAACAGCTTGCTGTACTTGGCCGCCGACATCAATGCTGCTAATGCAGATGGTCTTACAGCTTTGCATCAG gctTGTATTGATGATAACCTAGATATGGTTGAATTTTTGGTTGAACATGGAGCTGATGTGAATAGAGGTGATAAAGAAGGATGGACACCATTGCATGCAACAACATCTTGTGGATTTGTTAGCATTGCAAA atatttactgGAACACGGAGCAGACGTATCAGCAATTAATTGTGACCAAGAACTAGCTATTGACATTGCAGAATCTGATGATATGAGAAAACTTTTAGAACAACATTTAAGAGATAtgg gcatTGACTGTGATGAAGCAAGGAACAAAGAAGAGAGACTGATGCTAAAAGATGCTCGAGAATGGATTAATACTGGTAAATTTAAAGATTCGCCTCATGCAACTACTGGTGCAATGGCAATACATGTTTCTGCTGCCAAAGGATATATCAAAGTCttaga GCTTCTTATTCAAGCTGGTGCAGAAGTCGATTGTCAAGATTATGATGGTTGGACACCATTACACGCAGCAGCATATTGGGGTCAAAAAGAAGCTTGTGAAATATTAGttgaacatttttgtaatatgaaaaagaaaaattttgtg ggTCAAACAGCATTTGATGTTTCTGATGAAGAAATGAAAGATTTACTAGATGAACTAAAAAAGAAACAAGCTTCTCAAAATAAAGATGCATCAGATAAAAATTACttgataagtaataaattatcaaattctcAGAATCAAAAAAGAAG CAGGCTATCCGGTAATGACAAATCAACATTGAAAAAGGACAAAGAAACCGTATTAGATCGAAATCGAGTGATTAAAGAAGAAGAAGATGACATTAAGATTAAGGATGACCCCACAATAAATCAAAAAGTTGAAATTCAACTTACACCTATTGAACAACAGCCATCGGAAAATAGTATTG gaaCTACAACGAAAGAATTCAAACAGCCTACTATCCCGTCATCAGACAATAATAATGAGTTAAAACCTCCCGAAGTTGTTTTGCGTAGAACACAAAGTTTTGAATCTGATGAAaa GTTTTATCGACGTTATTGTGAGTTACGTGCTAAAATTAAAGGTAACTTGTGGGGAGTTATACATCCTTCTCCATCTACAGCATGTGCTTCACCTCCTATGAGAACTGCTTCATTAAAGGAAAAACCTCTCTCAAG GCGGAACAAAAGTAATTTTAGAGACGATCAAACAAATTTAGCAACTGCACAGATCAGTTTGAATTCAACTGAAACAGCTCATCCAACTTCCAATATTCGcag tggtGTCAAAGCATTTATCAGTGGTCTCCAAATGCAACAGAAACAATCAGAAACAACCCATAAAATAGTCCCTGGGAACATctttaaaaactttttcaa gtcaTTTGTTCCTCCGGTTAGAGATGATGAATCAGAAACTCAACGAAAAGCACATGCTAAACGTGTTCGAGAAACTAGACGTTCCACTCAAGGAGTAACTCTAGAAGAACTAAAATCTGCTGAACAAATTGTTAAGCAAAAAAATCAGGATACCGGCAAAAGCAAGTTAAACAACTTTCACCAAgtagaaacaaataataactcCACAAACAATATTGGAACACCACAA GCTAAAAAAGAAGAGCATGTAACTGTTACGGCTACGATTACTCCATTGCCCCGAAATATTCCGTCTGATATGCCAGATAGCTGTTTGGAACGAAGGCCGTCTTGGAGACTTAGGGTCGAAAACGGCAGCAAG tttttgCTTGAAGATGCCCGATCTAATGAAGCCGTTCCAAAACCTCCAATAAAGTCACACATTCCGTCAGCTCCTGATGCTAGTGCAGACACAACTGTTACGTTACCATTAAGGCGTCCTTCACCTAAAGAAATTGACGATAAAg aTCAAGATAAAGAAAATGAATTCCGCAATCATCAAGCCACTCAAGCAGTTATACAAAGAAGGAAGAGGCCAAAACGAAGATCTACCGGTGTAGTTCACGTTGATTTGGATGAAATTGATCCAGACAGACAAGACACCTCTTCTTGTGGCGGTACCGATGATAGTATCGGAGag AGTGGCGGGGATACTAAGTCGAGTCCATCGTCGCGGCTCGGTTCAATATCGTCATCACAAGACAGTAAACCCAGTAGCGCTGCAAATTCTCCTGGTTCGTGCTCTGAGAACGGCGAAATCGATTACAAAGCT TTGTATGAAGAAGTAGTCGTCGATAACGAACGATTGAGGCGACAGTTACAGAAGACTGAAGAAGACCTACTAGAAGCCAAGATTACTATAGAAAAACAGTCGACCAAT GCCGGAAAAAGCACGACATTATCGGAAACGGAAAAACGTGAAAGGCGGGCTATGGAGAGAAAACTGTCCGAGATGGAAGAGGAACTCAaa CAATTGCAAAAGTTGAAAGCAGAAAATGAACGGCTCCGAACTGAGAACAGAGCCCTTACCAGAGTCGTTTCTAAACTTACTCATACCTGA
- the LOC132918626 gene encoding protein phosphatase 1 regulatory subunit 12C isoform X7, producing MSALFKRAEQLKRWEESDTNRESPSRKNIKTVSFPIDCAFLASVSSGDKNEVNSLLYLAADINAANADGLTALHQACIDDNLDMVEFLVEHGADVNRGDKEGWTPLHATTSCGFVSIAKYLLEHGADVSAINCDQELAIDIAESDDMRKLLEQHLRDMGIDCDEARNKEERLMLKDAREWINTGKFKDSPHATTGAMAIHVSAAKGYIKVLELLIQAGAEVDCQDYDGWTPLHAAAYWGQKEACEILVEHFCNMKKKNFVGQTAFDVSDEEMKDLLDELKKKQASQNKDASDKNYLISNKLSNSQNQKRRSSISRLSGNDKSTLKKDKETVLDRNRVIKEEEDDIKIKDDPTINQKVEIQLTPIEQQPSENSIGTTTKEFKQPTIPSSDNNNELKPPEVVLRRTQSFESDEKRNKSNFRDDQTNLATAQISLNSTETAHPTSNIRSGVKAFISGLQMQQKQSETTHKIVPGNIFKNFFKSFVPPVRDDESETQRKAHAKRVRETRRSTQGVTLEELKSAEQIVKQKNQDTGKSKLNNFHQVETNNNSTNNIGTPQAKKEEHVTVTATITPLPRNIPSDMPDSCLERRPSWRLRVENGSKFLLEDARSNEAVPKPPIKSHIPSAPDASADTTVTLPLRRPSPKEIDDKDQDKENEFRNHQATQAVIQRRKRPKRRSTGVVHVDLDEIDPDRQDTSSCGGTDDSIGESGGDTKSSPSSRLGSISSSQDSKPSSAANSPGSCSENGEIDYKALYEEVVVDNERLRRQLQKTEEDLLEAKITIEKQSTNAGKSTTLSETEKRERRAMERKLSEMEEELKQLQKLKAENERLRTENRALTRVVSKLTHT from the exons ATGTCGGCGTTGTTCAAGAGAGCCGAACAGTTGAAACGATGGGAGGAATCGGACACCAACCGAGAGTCGCCCTCCCGCAAGAACATCAAGACAGTGTCGTTCCCCATCGACTGTGCTTTCCTAGCGTCTGTCTCGTCAGGCGATAAGAACGAGGTGAACAGCTTGCTGTACTTGGCCGCCGACATCAATGCTGCTAATGCAGATGGTCTTACAGCTTTGCATCAG gctTGTATTGATGATAACCTAGATATGGTTGAATTTTTGGTTGAACATGGAGCTGATGTGAATAGAGGTGATAAAGAAGGATGGACACCATTGCATGCAACAACATCTTGTGGATTTGTTAGCATTGCAAA atatttactgGAACACGGAGCAGACGTATCAGCAATTAATTGTGACCAAGAACTAGCTATTGACATTGCAGAATCTGATGATATGAGAAAACTTTTAGAACAACATTTAAGAGATAtgg gcatTGACTGTGATGAAGCAAGGAACAAAGAAGAGAGACTGATGCTAAAAGATGCTCGAGAATGGATTAATACTGGTAAATTTAAAGATTCGCCTCATGCAACTACTGGTGCAATGGCAATACATGTTTCTGCTGCCAAAGGATATATCAAAGTCttaga GCTTCTTATTCAAGCTGGTGCAGAAGTCGATTGTCAAGATTATGATGGTTGGACACCATTACACGCAGCAGCATATTGGGGTCAAAAAGAAGCTTGTGAAATATTAGttgaacatttttgtaatatgaaaaagaaaaattttgtg ggTCAAACAGCATTTGATGTTTCTGATGAAGAAATGAAAGATTTACTAGATGAACTAAAAAAGAAACAAGCTTCTCAAAATAAAGATGCATCAGATAAAAATTACttgataagtaataaattatcaaattctcAGAATCAAAAAAGAAG ATCTTCAATCAGCAGGCTATCCGGTAATGACAAATCAACATTGAAAAAGGACAAAGAAACCGTATTAGATCGAAATCGAGTGATTAAAGAAGAAGAAGATGACATTAAGATTAAGGATGACCCCACAATAAATCAAAAAGTTGAAATTCAACTTACACCTATTGAACAACAGCCATCGGAAAATAGTATTG gaaCTACAACGAAAGAATTCAAACAGCCTACTATCCCGTCATCAGACAATAATAATGAGTTAAAACCTCCCGAAGTTGTTTTGCGTAGAACACAAAGTTTTGAATCTGATGAAaa GCGGAACAAAAGTAATTTTAGAGACGATCAAACAAATTTAGCAACTGCACAGATCAGTTTGAATTCAACTGAAACAGCTCATCCAACTTCCAATATTCGcag tggtGTCAAAGCATTTATCAGTGGTCTCCAAATGCAACAGAAACAATCAGAAACAACCCATAAAATAGTCCCTGGGAACATctttaaaaactttttcaa gtcaTTTGTTCCTCCGGTTAGAGATGATGAATCAGAAACTCAACGAAAAGCACATGCTAAACGTGTTCGAGAAACTAGACGTTCCACTCAAGGAGTAACTCTAGAAGAACTAAAATCTGCTGAACAAATTGTTAAGCAAAAAAATCAGGATACCGGCAAAAGCAAGTTAAACAACTTTCACCAAgtagaaacaaataataactcCACAAACAATATTGGAACACCACAA GCTAAAAAAGAAGAGCATGTAACTGTTACGGCTACGATTACTCCATTGCCCCGAAATATTCCGTCTGATATGCCAGATAGCTGTTTGGAACGAAGGCCGTCTTGGAGACTTAGGGTCGAAAACGGCAGCAAG tttttgCTTGAAGATGCCCGATCTAATGAAGCCGTTCCAAAACCTCCAATAAAGTCACACATTCCGTCAGCTCCTGATGCTAGTGCAGACACAACTGTTACGTTACCATTAAGGCGTCCTTCACCTAAAGAAATTGACGATAAAg aTCAAGATAAAGAAAATGAATTCCGCAATCATCAAGCCACTCAAGCAGTTATACAAAGAAGGAAGAGGCCAAAACGAAGATCTACCGGTGTAGTTCACGTTGATTTGGATGAAATTGATCCAGACAGACAAGACACCTCTTCTTGTGGCGGTACCGATGATAGTATCGGAGag AGTGGCGGGGATACTAAGTCGAGTCCATCGTCGCGGCTCGGTTCAATATCGTCATCACAAGACAGTAAACCCAGTAGCGCTGCAAATTCTCCTGGTTCGTGCTCTGAGAACGGCGAAATCGATTACAAAGCT TTGTATGAAGAAGTAGTCGTCGATAACGAACGATTGAGGCGACAGTTACAGAAGACTGAAGAAGACCTACTAGAAGCCAAGATTACTATAGAAAAACAGTCGACCAAT GCCGGAAAAAGCACGACATTATCGGAAACGGAAAAACGTGAAAGGCGGGCTATGGAGAGAAAACTGTCCGAGATGGAAGAGGAACTCAaa CAATTGCAAAAGTTGAAAGCAGAAAATGAACGGCTCCGAACTGAGAACAGAGCCCTTACCAGAGTCGTTTCTAAACTTACTCATACCTGA
- the LOC132918626 gene encoding protein phosphatase 1 regulatory subunit 12A isoform X2: MSALFKRAEQLKRWEESDTNRESPSRKNIKTVSFPIDCAFLASVSSGDKNEVNSLLYLAADINAANADGLTALHQACIDDNLDMVEFLVEHGADVNRGDKEGWTPLHATTSCGFVSIAKYLLEHGADVSAINCDQELAIDIAESDDMRKLLEQHLRDMGIDCDEARNKEERLMLKDAREWINTGKFKDSPHATTGAMAIHVSAAKGYIKVLELLIQAGAEVDCQDYDGWTPLHAAAYWGQKEACEILVEHFCNMKKKNFVGQTAFDVSDEEMKDLLDELKKKQASQNKDASDKNYLISNKLSNSQNQKRRSSISRLSGNDKSTLKKDKETVLDRNRVIKEEEDDIKIKDDPTINQKVEIQLTPIEQQPSENSIGTTTKEFKQPTIPSSDNNNELKPPEVVLRRTQSFESDEKFYRRYCELRAKIKGNLWGVIHPSPSTACASPPMRTASLKEKPLSRRNKSNFRDDQTNLATAQISLNSTETAHPTSNIRSGVKAFISGLQMQQKQSETTHKIVPGNIFKNFFKSFVPPVRDDESETQRKAHAKRVRETRRSTQGVTLEELKSAEQIVKQKNQDTGKSKLNNFHQVETNNNSTNNIGTPQAKKEEHVTVTATITPLPRNIPSDMPDSCLERRPSWRLRVENGSKFLLEDARSNEAVPKPPIKSHIPSAPDASADTTVTLPLRRPSPKEIDDKDQDKENEFRNHQATQAVIQRRKRPKRRSTGVVHVDLDEIDPDRQDTSSCGGTDDSIGESGGDTKSSPSSRLGSISSSQDSKPSSAANSPGSCSENGEIDYKALYEEVVVDNERLRRQLQKTEEDLLEAKITIEKQSTNAGKSTTLSETEKRERRAMERKLSEMEEELKQMEQLRQENQRLKDENGALIRVISKLSK; the protein is encoded by the exons ATGTCGGCGTTGTTCAAGAGAGCCGAACAGTTGAAACGATGGGAGGAATCGGACACCAACCGAGAGTCGCCCTCCCGCAAGAACATCAAGACAGTGTCGTTCCCCATCGACTGTGCTTTCCTAGCGTCTGTCTCGTCAGGCGATAAGAACGAGGTGAACAGCTTGCTGTACTTGGCCGCCGACATCAATGCTGCTAATGCAGATGGTCTTACAGCTTTGCATCAG gctTGTATTGATGATAACCTAGATATGGTTGAATTTTTGGTTGAACATGGAGCTGATGTGAATAGAGGTGATAAAGAAGGATGGACACCATTGCATGCAACAACATCTTGTGGATTTGTTAGCATTGCAAA atatttactgGAACACGGAGCAGACGTATCAGCAATTAATTGTGACCAAGAACTAGCTATTGACATTGCAGAATCTGATGATATGAGAAAACTTTTAGAACAACATTTAAGAGATAtgg gcatTGACTGTGATGAAGCAAGGAACAAAGAAGAGAGACTGATGCTAAAAGATGCTCGAGAATGGATTAATACTGGTAAATTTAAAGATTCGCCTCATGCAACTACTGGTGCAATGGCAATACATGTTTCTGCTGCCAAAGGATATATCAAAGTCttaga GCTTCTTATTCAAGCTGGTGCAGAAGTCGATTGTCAAGATTATGATGGTTGGACACCATTACACGCAGCAGCATATTGGGGTCAAAAAGAAGCTTGTGAAATATTAGttgaacatttttgtaatatgaaaaagaaaaattttgtg ggTCAAACAGCATTTGATGTTTCTGATGAAGAAATGAAAGATTTACTAGATGAACTAAAAAAGAAACAAGCTTCTCAAAATAAAGATGCATCAGATAAAAATTACttgataagtaataaattatcaaattctcAGAATCAAAAAAGAAG ATCTTCAATCAGCAGGCTATCCGGTAATGACAAATCAACATTGAAAAAGGACAAAGAAACCGTATTAGATCGAAATCGAGTGATTAAAGAAGAAGAAGATGACATTAAGATTAAGGATGACCCCACAATAAATCAAAAAGTTGAAATTCAACTTACACCTATTGAACAACAGCCATCGGAAAATAGTATTG gaaCTACAACGAAAGAATTCAAACAGCCTACTATCCCGTCATCAGACAATAATAATGAGTTAAAACCTCCCGAAGTTGTTTTGCGTAGAACACAAAGTTTTGAATCTGATGAAaa GTTTTATCGACGTTATTGTGAGTTACGTGCTAAAATTAAAGGTAACTTGTGGGGAGTTATACATCCTTCTCCATCTACAGCATGTGCTTCACCTCCTATGAGAACTGCTTCATTAAAGGAAAAACCTCTCTCAAG GCGGAACAAAAGTAATTTTAGAGACGATCAAACAAATTTAGCAACTGCACAGATCAGTTTGAATTCAACTGAAACAGCTCATCCAACTTCCAATATTCGcag tggtGTCAAAGCATTTATCAGTGGTCTCCAAATGCAACAGAAACAATCAGAAACAACCCATAAAATAGTCCCTGGGAACATctttaaaaactttttcaa gtcaTTTGTTCCTCCGGTTAGAGATGATGAATCAGAAACTCAACGAAAAGCACATGCTAAACGTGTTCGAGAAACTAGACGTTCCACTCAAGGAGTAACTCTAGAAGAACTAAAATCTGCTGAACAAATTGTTAAGCAAAAAAATCAGGATACCGGCAAAAGCAAGTTAAACAACTTTCACCAAgtagaaacaaataataactcCACAAACAATATTGGAACACCACAA GCTAAAAAAGAAGAGCATGTAACTGTTACGGCTACGATTACTCCATTGCCCCGAAATATTCCGTCTGATATGCCAGATAGCTGTTTGGAACGAAGGCCGTCTTGGAGACTTAGGGTCGAAAACGGCAGCAAG tttttgCTTGAAGATGCCCGATCTAATGAAGCCGTTCCAAAACCTCCAATAAAGTCACACATTCCGTCAGCTCCTGATGCTAGTGCAGACACAACTGTTACGTTACCATTAAGGCGTCCTTCACCTAAAGAAATTGACGATAAAg aTCAAGATAAAGAAAATGAATTCCGCAATCATCAAGCCACTCAAGCAGTTATACAAAGAAGGAAGAGGCCAAAACGAAGATCTACCGGTGTAGTTCACGTTGATTTGGATGAAATTGATCCAGACAGACAAGACACCTCTTCTTGTGGCGGTACCGATGATAGTATCGGAGag AGTGGCGGGGATACTAAGTCGAGTCCATCGTCGCGGCTCGGTTCAATATCGTCATCACAAGACAGTAAACCCAGTAGCGCTGCAAATTCTCCTGGTTCGTGCTCTGAGAACGGCGAAATCGATTACAAAGCT TTGTATGAAGAAGTAGTCGTCGATAACGAACGATTGAGGCGACAGTTACAGAAGACTGAAGAAGACCTACTAGAAGCCAAGATTACTATAGAAAAACAGTCGACCAAT GCCGGAAAAAGCACGACATTATCGGAAACGGAAAAACGTGAAAGGCGGGCTATGGAGAGAAAACTGTCCGAGATGGAAGAGGAACTCAaa CAAATGGAACAGTTACGCCAAGAAAATCAGAGGTTAAAAGACGAGAATGGTGCTTTGATTCGAGTAATAAGTAAACTTTCAAAATAg